A region of the Clostridium estertheticum subsp. estertheticum genome:
AATCAGTAAAATAACAAGAAATACCTTGATAGTATTTATTGTGAATATTAATTTAGAAGGTATCGGAATAAGGTATTTTTAAAGATGTGAAAAATAAAAAAAGAGGGTGAAAATATGAAAAATGATATAAATAAAAATATGGAAATAATGAAAAAAGTTATTGAAGAAAAGAAAGCGAAATCTTCTATGCAAAAAAATAGTAGACGAGCATCAATCCATGGAACACAAAGTCCGTCATCAGGTAATGGTGGAGGTTTAGTTGGTAAAAATAACAGGGGACAATAAGTTCCCTTGTTATTTTACAATTTTTTTCAAGGATTAACCCATAACATCATTAGCTACTAGGTTGAGGGAATCTGCTGAAATAACTAATTCTTCCATTCTACTGGCTAGTTCTTCTGTAGCAGCGGCCTGTTGTTGCCCTATATCTGATGTTTGGACAATTTTTTCATCAATCTCTTTAACTTTATTTTTTATATTGTTTATGATAGTTTCTACATTTACTATTGAGCTTGAACTATTGCTAGCCATTTTACGAATTTCTGTGGCTACTACTGAAAATCCTTTACCATGCTCTCCAGCTCTAGCTGCTTCGATTGCAGCATTAAGGCCTAACATATTTGAAGTATGTGCCACCCCACGAATTACCTCTATTATTTTTTCAGTTTCATTTATTTGTTCATTTATTTCATTCGATAAAGTTTGAAGAGATGATTGAAGTGTCGAAAGTTCGACTGCAGAAGCCGCAAGCTCTTCAATGGTCGCTGATGTTTGTTCTGAGGATTCTGCAACCAATTTGGCAGTACCTATAAGCTTATCACGATTCTCTACGCTAATACCTAAACCTAACCCCCCTATAATGTTCCTTTTGCTATCGAATATGGGAATAGCTGTAGATTCAAATTCAAAACCAAATACTTCCTTTGGTACTAAAGCTCTTTGAGGTTTTCCGGAAATAATAGCTTTATATACTGTATCTTCTTTAGGAATATCCATTCCGGTAGCTTCAACAGGCATTATAATTTTTTTACCTGATAAATTCATTAGAAACTTTTTGGTATCGCTTACTCCTATTACACAATCTAGAGGGATTAGTTTCTGAAGAGCCGGAGCTATCTCCAAAATAAAATTCATTATATATTCTGATTCATTTTCTTCATTAAAAAGCATATTATAATTTCCCCTTTCATTTTTAAGTATTAAAATAATTAGTAGTCACTCCTCATATATAATATATTTATAAAAGTCAATTCCTCTATTATATTATCTTTGTTTTATGGAATAACTTTAGCATTTTTGATAAAACTTCTTATGTTTTATCATTATTTTAATAGCTAAAGATAGTTAAATATACTTGCATTGTGGTGAAAAAGTATTACAAAATAAATACAATATTACTACATACAATATTTCGGAGCTCTATTATGATATAATCATAACTGATAATATGGAAATTAGAATCTTTAAAAATATTTATTTCAAAGTAAGAGGTGAAATTATGGGAAAAAAAGTGCTGATTATAGAAGATGAGGAATCTATTAGAGGGTTTATTAAAATTAACTTTCAAAGAAACAACTTTTTAGTATTTGAGGCTGCAAGTGGAGAAGAAGGTTTAAAAAAAGTTCAAGAGGAAAGACCAGATTTAATAATTTTAGATATAACACTTCCTGGTATGGATGGGTTTAAAACCTGTGAATTGTTAAGAAATGATTTTCCCAATTTAGGTATTATCATGCTTACCGCTAGGGGAGAAGATATGGATAAAATTATGGGCCTTGAGTATGGTGCTGATGATTACATGGTAAAACCATTTAATCCTTTAGAACTTATTGCCAGAGCAAATTCTCTACTTAGACGAATGAATCATAGTGAAGAGAAAAATTCTGAGCAATTAAGCTCCGGGTGCTTTATAATAGATACTGTTTCCATGAAGGTATATAAAAATCAACAACTTCTAGATTTAACACCTAAAGAATATTTGATTTTGAAGACATTTATGGAAAACGAAGAAAAAGCTTTTAGTAGAGATGATTTATTAAACTTAGTATGGAATTATGAATACTTTGGAGACTCTAAAATTGTAGATGTTAACATAAGGCGTCTTAGAGAAAAAATTGAATCTGTACCTTCTAAACCAGAATATATAGAAACGGTATGGGGGGTTGGATATAGATGGAGAAAGAGGTGATATTTTGAGGGGAATAAAAGCCAGACTTGTTTGGAGTTATCTATTAGTGATTGTTTTCACTGTAATCACCTTAGAAGTTTTTCTTACCGTTTCTTTAGAAAAATATTACTATCAAAACATGGAATCATTACTTTCAAAACAAATCAAAGGATCTGTCGATTTTTATAATAATTATTTCTCTTCATCTAGTTTAAAAGAAAATGTGGAAAATAATGATGATATTTTTTGGAAAAATACATCTGCAGAGGTCCAAATTATTGATAATTCAGGAATGATGCTAATGGATTCCATTGGTAATTTCAATAAAGAACATATCGAAGATAATGATGTTGAAAAAGCATTGCAAGGGGAACTTGGAACATTTACTAAGAAAGATAAGGATACAAAAGAAAATTTTATGTACGTTTCGTATCCATTAAAGTCAGCTAATAAAATAGAGGGTGTACTACGGTTTGTTACTTCTTTATCCGAGGTAGATGCACTTATTCATAAAATAGTAATTCTTTTTTGGGGAGTTGGGACTCTTGTAATTGTTATTTCTGGTGTTTCTAGTATATTTATCTCTAATACTATTGTGGGACCATTAGATGAAGTAAATACCCTAGCTAAGAAATTTGCGTCTGGAAACTTTAATGAAAGACTTGAAAAAAGAAGAAATGATGAAATTGGGGAATTATCCGATACATTTAATTTTATGGCAGAAGAAATTCAAAAAAGTCAGAACCTAAAAAATGAATTTATTGCGTCTGTTTCTCATGAACTTAGAACTCCTCTCACATCCATAAAAGGATGGGCTGCGACTATTAGATCTGGTAGTTTAGAGGATAAGGAAGAAATTCTAGTCGGACTTAACATTATAGAAAAGGAAAGTGATAGACTTACAGTGATGGTGGAAGAATTGTTGGACTTTTCCAAATTTATATCTGGAAAAGCACCACTTAAAAAAGAATATGTAAATATTCAAAGCATTATAACCTACATAGAAAAACAGTTTATGCCAAAGTCAATACGTCACAATATTAACTTTACTTGTAAAATACAAGAGGATTTAGTCCCTGTTTTTGCGGATGAGAAAAGGTTAAATCAAGTTATTAGCAACATTTTAGATAATGCCTTTAATTTTACAAAAGAAGGAGGCAACGTAACACTTGAAGCATGTATTGATGGTAATAATATTTGTATTATTGTGAAAGATAATGGAATAGGAATTTCACCGGAGGATTTGCCTAAAGTCACAGAAAAATTCTTCAAGGGTAGAACAAGTATGTCACAAAATGGGATAGGACTATCTCTTTGCAAAGAAATTATAGAAATGCATAATGGTAAACTTGAGATTTCAAGCGAATATGGCAAGGGTACAGATGTTAAAATGTTTTTACCTCTGACATAAGAAGGAATAAAATTTATATATATAAGAGGTGACTCCTGGTGAAAAAAGCATTATGTTTATTAGTTATTGTGTTTTCTATTATAATTTTTATATGGAGTCAATATGCAGGATTAACTTTAAGCTCTCAAGTATTGCATAAAAAACTTACTGTTTCGCCTATACAGGGAAGTTGGATAGTAGAGAAATATGTTTCTATTGGTGGAACTACAATTGATGATGAAAAAGCAAAAAAATTACTTGGAAAAATTGCTTATTTTAGGGGAGATACAGTTGAGTTTAATGGCAATATCTCTAAGGATGTTAAATATAAAGTTAAGTCCGTTAATACTAAAAGTTATTTTTGGAATAGTATAAAAATAAGTGCCAAAAGCTTAGGGATAAAAAATACTGATGTACAAATTATTACTATTAATTCTAATGAAACTTTTTTTGATGAGTACATAAAGCTTAATGATTTAACCCTTATAAAGAACTATGAGGGTACCTTATTATATTTTCACAAAGCAAAAGATTCTTCTGCGGCCCATTCATATAATAAGGATAACAATACAAAAATTCTAATCAGCAAAGCAGAAAAAGAAATACGATCTAAGTCAGGATTATTACTTGGACTAAGATATGAAAATCCGCAAGATGATATTGGTCTGAGTAAATATTCATATAAAACTTTATGGATTAGTTCAGTAAATAATAAAATGCTTCCCATCCTTGAAACTAAAGATTTGTTGCTTCCAAGGCAAGATGGGTTTTGGAAGGTAGGGATAGGTAATAAAATAAAAAATGGAGATTCTAAGGACATACTTTGGTCTTATCCAATTAATTTACTTAATCCTACTAAACCCATAAATTCAAAAAAAATAAAGTATACTAAAACAGAAGGTAGTATAGCTATTAAATTTGTAGGCAGTAATTATGTTTCTACTGATACTGTGCAGGATGTAAATAATAATGATTTAGAAAAGAAGTACTCTAATAATAAGCTTAAAATATTTCCAATGGATAATTTAATGGGAGAACCTATAAAACTTACAAGCATACTCCCAAGGGAAATAGAAAAAGCTACTTTCTCAGGTACAATTTTAAATATAAATAAAAGTACCCAAGATGAAAAGTTAGAAAAAGTAGATAATAATTTGGGTGTAATAAGAAGAAGTGGACGATGGATACTAAGAGGAAGAATGCCTCAATCAAATAGCGAAGATTCATTTATAGATTTTGATATTCCTTATGCTACACCTAAATCGTTAACTACCTATGATAATTTATTTCCTTCTTTTAACGTAATAAAAACAAAGGTACCAAGCGCAGTGGATGCTTATTCATCTCCTAATAGAGACTTTGTTGTTGTTCTAACTAATACAGAATTAATGGTATTTAGTATAAAAGGATATAACCTGGGGGAAAAGTCATTAACTTTGGAATTTAAAGCAGGAGAAGTGCCAGTAATGTCTCAGTGGGCTACAGGTAATTATGTGGATGAGTGGCAAAAAAAAGTAAAATAAGTGCTAACGCGGCTATGCGCGTTAGCACTTATTTTATTGTTCTAAATTCATATCCTTTACCTTTTAAATATTCTATAATTTGAGGTAATGCATTAGCAGTTTGCATTTTACCATAAGTGTCATGCATTAATATAACCAATTTTTCTTGTGTTCCAACCTCTTCCTTTAATACGTTAAGTAACTCGTGTGGAGTTTTATTTGGCTTACCTTCAGCATCTTTGATTTCAGCGTTCCAATCTAGACTAATCATATTTCTTTCCTTTAGCTTTGCATCGAACTCTGGTAAATTCGGATCTCTATAATATGCTCTTGACATATATCCTCCTGGCACTCTTAAAATCCTTGTACTAAAATCCTGGCCAAGTATATTTTTTAAAGCATTATCATTTTTTTTAACATCGTTCATGAAGATGGGTACATTAATTTTGTTGTTAGGGAATAATGAATTGTGTTCATTATGATTATAAGTATGATTTCCGATTGCATGTCCCTCATTAAATTCACGTTTTACAAGTTCTTTGCTTTTTTCATTTGCCTCTATGTTTTGACCAACCAAAAAGAATGTTGCTTTAACGTTATTTTCTTTTAGAATATCTAGTACCTTTGGGGTCACAGTAGTAGATGGACCATCATCAAAGGTAAGAAATGCTATTTTTTGATTATCATTTTTCCCTTTGTAATTTAATATGGCACTTACCTTTGTGGCATCATAAATATACTTTTCTCCTTCTTTATTTACGGTGAAATTCTTTGTCGATTCATTATTAGTAGCTTTAGTTGTAGCAGTTACTTTAGTAGTAATTGGTACTATTACTGGTTCAGCGTTAACTTCATCTTTAGTAAAACTTTTGCCTATTATGATTGTCCCTATTAAAATTAAAAAAATGCAGCTACATATTAAACTTATTTTTAAAGGTCTTTTATTAATTCTTTTCTTCATATTCACCACTCCATTAACTAGTATTTATAATTGTATTTTATATAATATAACTGTATATAGTTAAATGTTATTGTATATTTTTTATTCCATATAGATTATTGCTTTCAAAATATTTTTTGTAATTTAATTCCCCCCCAGAATTTTAAATTATTCATATTTTTTAAACACCTAACAAACATGTAAAGCTTAATATAAATATAATGATGTAATTATTTTACATGAAATTCATTTATATGACAACATTTTACTATGAATACTATCCCATAAAATCCTCTTTTAAGCTATATACTTATAATACTACTTATTATAAACTAAGAGATTACAAAATTATTACAATTTCATTACAGATTATATTAAAACATTCTGGTGTCTTATTTTGAGTACACCTTGTTAAAAAAACGATAATTTTTATTTAGGATATAAACTGGGGGAAAAGTCATTAACTTTGGAATTTAAAGCAGGAGAAATGCCAGTAATGTCTCAGTGGGCTACAGGTAGTTATGTGGATGAGTGGCAAAAAAAAGTAAAATAAGTGCTAACGCGGCTACGCGCGTTAGCACTTATTTTATTGTTCTAAATTCATATCCTTTATCTTTTAAATATTCTATAATTTGAGGTAATGCATTAGCAGTTTTCATTTTACCATAAGTATCATGCATTAATATAACTACTTTTTCTTGTGTTCCAACCTGTTCCTTTAATACGTTAAGTAACTCTTGTGGAGTTTTATTTGGCTTACCTTCAGCATCTTTGATTTCAGCATTCCAATCTATACTAATCATATTTTTTTCCTTTAGATTTGCATCGAACTCTGGTAAATTCGGATCTCTATAATGTGTTCTTGACATATATCCGCCTGGCACTCTTAAAATCCTTGTACTAAAATCCTGGCCAAGTATATTTTTCAAAGCATCATTATTTTTTTTCACATCGCTCATGAAGATGGGTACATTAATTTTGTTGTTAGGGAATAATGAATTGTGTTCATTATGATTATAAGTATGATTTCCGATTGCATGTCCCTCATTAAATTCACGTTTTACAAGTTCTTTGCTTTTTTCATTTGATTCTATGTTTTGTCCAACCAGAAAGAATGTTGCTTTAACGTTATTTTCTTTTAGAATATCTAGTACTTTTGGGGTTACAGTAGTAGAAGGACCATCATCAAAGGTAAGGAACGCTATTTTATGATTATCGTTTTTACCTTTGTAATTTGCTATGGTACTTGCCTTTGCGGCATCATAAATATACTTTTCCCCTTCTTTATTTACGGTGAAATTCTTTGCCGATTCATTATTAGTAGCTTTAGTTGTAGCAGTTACTTTAGTAGTAATTGGTACTATTACTGGTTCAGCGTTAACTTCATCTTTGGTAAAACTTTTACCTATTATGACTGTACCTATTAAAATCAAAAAAATGCAACTACATATTAAACTTATTTTTAAAGGTCTTTTCTTCATATTCACCACTCCATTAACTAGTATTTATAATTGTATTTTATATAATATGACTGTATATAGTTAAATGTTATTGTATATTTTTTGTTCCATATAGATTATTGCTTTCAAAATATGTTTTTGAATTTAATTACCCCCCCAGAATTTTAAATTATTCATATTTTTTAAACACCTAAAAAACATGTAAAGCTTAGTATAAAAATAACGATGTAATTATTTTACATGAAATTCATTTATATGACAACATTTTACTATGAATACTATCCCATAAAATCCTCTTTTAAGCTATATACTTATAATACTACTGATTATAAACTAAGAGATTACAAAATTATTACAATTTCATACAGATTATATTAAAACATTCTGGTGTCTTCTTTTGAGTACATCTAGTTGAAAAAACGGTAATTCTTATTAATGAAAAAAATAAGTTACTTTACATATATATATTAAAAATACTAAAATATATGTGATATTTCATATGAGTTATATTAATTTTACAGCTCCACAGGATATGATTTAATAAGACTATTTAAAATCATTCCAATTAATCCAATAAGTCTTGGAATCTTATCATGAAATATAAATACTCCGCCCAGAAGTGTAAATATTACTTCATCAGAATGTATTGATTCTACAACATACGTGCATCACTTAGCTCAGTTGCCTTATAAAATAGTATTGTTGTAATAATTCCGGAGAAAACAGCGACTAGTAAGGAGTGCACTACTTGTCATTCAATTGGTAAGCCAATTGTTAATAAGCTAAATGATGATTTAATTAACCAAAATTATAGTGTACATTAAAAAAATTATAGTGTACATTAAAAAAAATTATATGAATATGTATATATATATACGTTATATTGTAAGCAATCTAATTTACAGAATCAATAAATAATATTTTGAAGTAAGGTTGCAATGTAAACCTTTTAGGTATACAATAAAACTATACGGTTCAAGTATACATTTAAGAGCAATATTTCCAAGTATGGTTGATGAAGTAAAACGTATTGGAAAAGTGTAAGGTTATATAACAAGCTATTAGTGAAAGGAGATAATTTCATGAATAAAGTTATGGATTTAGATGAAGTGATTGAAAAGGTTCAAGATGGAGCGACGATTATGTTTGGTGGCTTTTTAGGGGTGGGAGCACCACTTAAAGCAATTGACAAATTGGTAGAAAAAGGTGTTAAGGATTTAACTATAATATCAATAGTTAATGCATATCCTGGTCAAGATTTTGATATTGCGAGGCTATACAAAAATAAGCAAGTTAAGAAATTAATTACCGCTCATTCTTCTACATGCCAGCTTGCACTGGAACAATTTAAGAACGGAGACATTGAAATTGAATACTTTCCAATGGGTAGTCTTGTTGAAAAAATTAGGGCAGCGGGTTCTGGATTAGGTGGAGTGCTTACTCCTACAGGTGTAGGTACATTAGTTGAAGAAGGAAAACAAAAACTTTTAATAGAGGGTAAAATGTATTTAATTGAATTGCCACTGAAGGCTGATTTTGCATTTATTAAAGGCTATAAAGGCGATAGATTAGGCAATATACAATATCGTGGCTTAGCAATTAATACCAATCCAATTATGGCAATGGGTGCGGACTATACAGTAGCAGAAGTGAATGAAATAGTTGATGTTGGTGGTATTGAACCTGAATGCGTAGGCACACCAAGCGTGTTTGTACAGGCCGTTGTACAAGGATATTCATTTGATGAGCATAAACAAGTATATACTGATTTGTGGGTTAATTCTAAGCAATTAAAATAATTGATTATTTATAAATCAAAGGAGGTAATTAAACATGGAAGCAAGAGAAATAATTGCTCGCAGGGCAGCTAAGGAACTAAGTAATGATCAAGTGGTGAATTTAGGGTTTGGAATGCCTACAGCAGTTGCCAATTATTTAGATGAGGGTGTGGAAGTAATATTGCAATCAGAAAATGGATGCTTAATGTTTGGTCCTACGCCAAAACTGGGAAAGGAAGATCCAGATGTTGCAAACTCTGGTGGTCAACCGATTAGCTTATTACCCGGAGCTGCAGTTTTTGACTTAGCTACATCATTTTGTATTATTCGTGGAGGGCATGTTGACGCCACAGTACTTGGAGCACTTGAGGTAGACCAAGAAGGCAATATTGCCAACTGGGCTATGCCACTTGCTCCAGGAAAATTTGCACCAGGTATGGGTGGTGCAATGGATTTAGTAAATGGAGCTCGCAAAGTTATTGCTACATTAAAGCATTCTAGTAAGAGTGGATCTAAGATATTAAAAAAATGTCTTCTTCCAATTACAGGCAAGGGAGTAGTTGATATTATCGTTACTGAAAAAGCAGTTTTTGATGTAACGCCTACTGGGCTTGTACTTATTGAAATGTTTGAAGGATTAACTGTTGAAGATATTCGGAGCATTACAGAGGCTGATTTTACAGTTTCTGATAAGGTAACAGTATATAGGCTATAGATGTAAAAAGCAGATAATATAACAGATAAGTAAGTTAAACACTCCAAACCGTAAAATGAGGTATCTCAGAATGATTTTTAATCATTTTGAGACACCTCATTTACATATATACAAATATTTAATTGTGAACTAAGTAGAGTATAGTAATTATACTTTTGATTCTTCTATAATTGCTTTGAGTACCTTGGCAGATTCTACAAGTTGATTGTTTTCATCCTCATTGAGGTTAACTTGTAATATTTTCTTTGCTCCTTCTCTACCTAGAATTGTTGGAACTCCCATATAAACGTCCTCTATTCCATATTCACCTTTTAGTAGAGATGACACTGTAAGAATAGAATTTTCATTACTTAATATTGCCTCAACTATCCTTTTTACAGCTAGAGCTACAGCATAATAAGTTGCACCTTTTTTTTCAAGGACCTTATAGCCTGCTCTTTTTACATCATTATGAATAGGAGACTTCATATCATAATTACATGTTTTAGTACTAATAGTACAGTACTCATCGATATTCATACCTGCAATACTAGTTAAACTCCAAGTAGCTATTTCTGAATCGCCATGCTCACCCATTATATAGGTATGAATATTCCTAGCGTCAACTTCAAAACGCTGACTAAGAAGATATTTAAGTCTTGAAGTATCAAGAACAGTACCTGATCCAATTACTCTATTACTTGGAAAGCCTGAAAGCTTATAGGCTATATAAGTTAATATATCCACAGGGTTTGATACTATTACTAATATAGAATCAGGGCTGTATTTTACAACCTCTGGAATTATACTTTGGAATACTTTAAAATTGTTTGCTATACAATTGAGTCTTGTTTCTCCTGGTTTCAAACTAATTCCCGCTGTAATAATTACTATATCTGAATCTTTTGTATCGGAATATTCTCCTGAAGTTATATCTATAGGTTTTACGAATGAGGCACCATGTGATAAATCCATCGCCTCGCCTTCAGCTTTATCCTTATTTATATCTACAATTACAATTTCAGATGCAAGTCCGCTAGTCATTAGAGCAAATGCTGTAGTAGAACCTACAAAACCTGCTCCAATTATAGAAATTTTATTTCCTTTTGTTCTCATATAAAAACGTCCCTTCTTTAGTTACTAGTATATAAATATTATATACTAGTTAATAGCTATTATCAAGATTCTCGATAAATGGTAAATTCTATTTTAGTCTTCTGTTTATGTATGGATAATGACATTTAAGGAATTTAGTGTTGAATTGTAATTGTATACTATATATAATTAGAGTATCAAATTTTGAAACCAAGTAGATTTATTTACTTGGTTTTTATTTAAGGAGAGATTTCATTGAAAAAAATATTTGCAATAATCTTGTCAATTATTTCAATAAGCTCATTTTTTATATTGTTAAATATTCAAGATAAAAATGCTAATTGTATGCAAGTTTATATAGTAATAATAATGTATGTTATTCTAGTTTTAATTATTTTTTATAAATTACTATACTCTTATAAAGAGTTTGGAATAAAGAAAATGTTGGGATTTACAACCGTAGATATTTGGATAAAAGATATTACAAACTTAATGATATTGCAATTAATAATAAATGTAATAATAGGTATTTCAATGTTTATTATTATGTTAAATGGATACTCTAATTATTCAAATTCTTTTATATTTAAAGTTTGTATGAGCTTAGTCATTCAATTAGTGATTTCATTTATGTTTTTATCTATACCATATATATACATATCTAAAATTACCATTTTTAATATGATAGAAAACAAAAAAAACATGAAAGCGATTGTGACTTTTAATAGTATTCTAAAGACTGTATTGATAATTATTTTTATATTAATCTCATCAATATCATTAAACGGATATGATTCAATCCATTCATTTTATAGTATGTCTTTTCAAAAATGGGAAAAAACAAAGGACTATGCATTTATAGGTGGTCTTAAAGCAAAAGACTATGAAGAACTCCAATCAGACGCATTTAATTTGAAATTGAAAAAATTATATCTTTATCTGAATGCTAAAGGCAGTATACTTGCAGATTTTAATGACTTTACTCAACAAAGTATGAAAATGGATAAAAATAATGATATACCTAATCAGGTTAAAGCATTCGCAACTGTTAATCCTAATTACTTAATAAATAATAAAATTTATGATATTAAAAATAAAAAAATAAATATTTTAGAATCAGAAAGAGACAGCATAATAATTATTCCACAGAGGTATATAAACTCAGAAAAAGAAGTAAAAAATTTCTTCTCACATTTAGGAAAAGATATAAAAATAATATGGAGCAAAGATAATCAAAAGTTGTTTTCTTATGATATAGATGTAAACTCTAAATATGGAAATATGGTAACAGATCCACTTTTAATGGTAATAACAGAAAGTAACGGAGACCTGCATGATTATGCTAAGGTAGCTGGGGGAGAAGGGGCTCCATTTAAATTTAAAAGTAATAATAGAGATAATCCTCAAGGGACATTTAAAAATAAGGCTAAGGAATTAGGTATTTATAATAAATTAGTTAATGTCTATTCTGTATATGATGAAGTATCAATTGAAATTTATAAATTAAAACAAAAACTTTTTGTAATTTCAGTTGTAATGTTTTTGTGTATAATAATAATTATTTTTATTATACTGCAAAATACATTTAATTATTTTGAAGAAAACAAACAATTATTAGCTATTAAAACTTTTCATGGATATAAACATTATGATAAGTACAGAGACTATTATTTGAAAATGTTATATTCATGGATTATAATAGCCATTTTTATAATCTTTAAAAATGGTGTTAAACCTGATAATAGTTGGAGCATTTTTATGGGGGTATTAGTTATGGAGATAATAATTTCAGACATAAGCATTAAAAAAATTGAAAAAAGGAATATTATTAAGGTTATAAAGAGGGGATAATATATGAATATTATAGAACTTAAGAACGTCACAAAATGTTACGGAAAAAAAATGATATTAAATAAATTTAATTTAAGTGTTAAAAATGGCGAGATTATTGCTATAAAG
Encoded here:
- a CDS encoding DUF1430 domain-containing protein: MKKIFAIILSIISISSFFILLNIQDKNANCMQVYIVIIMYVILVLIIFYKLLYSYKEFGIKKMLGFTTVDIWIKDITNLMILQLIINVIIGISMFIIMLNGYSNYSNSFIFKVCMSLVIQLVISFMFLSIPYIYISKITIFNMIENKKNMKAIVTFNSILKTVLIIIFILISSISLNGYDSIHSFYSMSFQKWEKTKDYAFIGGLKAKDYEELQSDAFNLKLKKLYLYLNAKGSILADFNDFTQQSMKMDKNNDIPNQVKAFATVNPNYLINNKIYDIKNKKINILESERDSIIIIPQRYINSEKEVKNFFSHLGKDIKIIWSKDNQKLFSYDIDVNSKYGNMVTDPLLMVITESNGDLHDYAKVAGGEGAPFKFKSNNRDNPQGTFKNKAKELGIYNKLVNVYSVYDEVSIEIYKLKQKLFVISVVMFLCIIIIIFIILQNTFNYFEENKQLLAIKTFHGYKHYDKYRDYYLKMLYSWIIIAIFIIFKNGVKPDNSWSIFMGVLVMEIIISDISIKKIEKRNIIKVIKRG